From Acropora muricata isolate sample 2 chromosome 14, ASM3666990v1, whole genome shotgun sequence, one genomic window encodes:
- the LOC136899421 gene encoding uncharacterized skeletal organic matrix protein 5-like — translation MQSAYRFLALIVLAVFLNHYADANQTPLAGGGSVVCNLIQDSHVNAAIKNLETKLENLIALVNKTYPLQPAPSPIPASSCNEIFQKQRVTKSQVYTLMLGSRKIPVYCHMGDFGCGSGGWTPVMKTDGTKKTFHYSSHFWSDRKVYNFAGGTTGFDKKETKLPSYWETRFSKICLGMRTGSTTRFVVIRRGANSLYTLIADGRYRTLSLSRNKWKSLIGSQASLQRNCNKEGFNVLGGYKHSKARIGIVANQQISCSSCDSRIGFGTGGLQDDSNTCGNEATRSTDNGDKHIKTMGYILVQ, via the exons ATGCAATCTGCGTATAGATTTCTCGCACTGATCGTTCTCGCAGTTTTCTTGAACCATTATGCCGATGCGAACCAAACACCGCTTGCTGGCGGAGGCAGCGTGGTTTGCAATCTGATTCAAGACTCGCATGTCAACGCAGCTATAAAAAACTTGGAAACGAAGTTGGAAAATCTCATTGCACTGGTCAACAAGACATACCCTCTGCAACCCGCACCTTCAC CTATTCCTGCTTCATCTTGCaacgaaatatttcaaaagcaaaG GGTGACCAAGAGCCAGGTGTACACGCTGATGCTTGGGTCAAGAAAGATTCCAGTTTATTGTCATATGGGAGACTTCGGATGCGGAAGTGGAGGATGGACTCCTGTTATGAAAACTGATGGCACAAAG AAAACCTTCCACTATTCCTCTCACTTCTGGAGCGACAGGAAGGTTTACAACTTTGCAGGAGGGACGACTGGCTTtgacaaaaaagaaaccaaattgCCATCTTATTGGGAGACACGCTTCTCAAAGATTTGTCTCGGAATGAGGACCGGCTCAACAACAAGATTCGTGGTCATTCGCCGAGGCGCCAACTCATTGTATACACTCATCGCTGACGGAAGATACCGAACTTTGTCACTGAGCCGTAACAAGTGGAAGTCTCTTATTGGTTCACAAGCCTCACTACAGAGGAATTGCAATAAAGAAGGCTTCAACGTTCTGGGTGGATACAAGCACTCAAAAGCAAGGATTGGCATCGTTGCAAACCAGCAAATCAGCTGTTCCAGTTGTGACTCTAGAATTGGATTTGGAACTGGAGGTTTACAGGACGACTCAAATACGTGTGGAAACGAGGCTACCCGTTCCACTGATAATGGCGATAAACACATCAAAACCATGGGCTATATCCTGGTTCAGTGA